In bacterium, the sequence GAAAAAATATTCAAAAATTACCTGCTGATTGGCCAAACCATTCCGGAGATAGCCTGAAAGCATGGTTAATTCATAGAAATCCGTGAGCAATGCCATGTCCTGACGCTTGATCCAGGGAGTGAGGGGTGTTTTTAGGAACATAGGATATCTCCTGAAAGAACTAACTGTATTCCTGACTGCACCAAGACGGTGAGAGCGGTTTCGACAGAACCCGGCGGCTGGTCGACGCCTTTGATCGCATTTTGTATAAGCACGGTTTCAAATCCATTGGCGTGAGCATCTAAGGCGGTTGCTTTGACGCAATAGTCAGTCGCGACCCCTGTGATGAAAACGCGCTGGATATCTCTTTGTTTGAGCCATGAGTTAAGCTCGGTTTGTTCAAATCCGGAGTATGCGTCTCGTTTGGCGTCCATCGCTTTACTGACAATCAGTGATGCCTTATGCTGGTGCAAGTCGGCATGGAAGTCGGCACCGGGTGTATTTTGCACACAATGCACCGGCCAGGAGCCATCAGAAAACGTGGGGTTGCTGGAAAAGCTGACATGATCAGGCGGATGCCAGTCGCGGGTTAGAATACGCCAAGGGAAATAATCGAGCATGCGGTTGATCACAGGTACAATGCGGTTGCCTTCCGGTACTGTCAAAGAACCGCCGGGCATAAAATCATTTTGCATATCAACTACAATCAGGGCGTCTTGTTTTCCAGGCATGAGCGGCACGGCGTAATCCTCCTGGGCGGGCATGCAGCTATTGTGAGCGAGCCAAAACCGGTTGTCAAGCCTGGAAGCACAAAGTTTGGGGACCACTATTTTTTTATGATAACAAGTTTTTTGGGACCGATTTTTCGTGTCTGCGTTTCGTTCGTTAACTGGAGCGTGTAAAAATAAATACCGGGTGCAACATCCGCAATATTCCAGTGCGTTCGGGAAAAGCCGGCGGTGTTTTTTTCATCTAAGAGGGTCATGCATTTTTCTCCCACCACATTAAAAATTTCGATTTGGACCTGCGTCCGGGACGACGCAGCATAATAAAACCAGCAGTCGTTTCCTGAGGCGGGAGACGGATAGCTTAAAACATCATCCCGGGAAATTTCAAAATCTACCGGTGTGGCGGTCATTGTTTGGGAGGTGGTGGGTGTTGCGGTGATGGTAGGCGTGATGGTAGGTGTTGCTGTGACGGTAGGCGTGATGGTATAGGTAGGCGTGATGGTATGGGTGGATGTGATGGTGCGGGTGGGCGAGGCGGTGCGGGTGGGCGAGGCAGTAGGGGTGGGTGTGGCAGTGCGGGTGGGTGTGGCAGTGCGCGTGGCGGTGGGAGTGTGTGTAGGGGTGGGTGTGGCGG encodes:
- a CDS encoding nicotinamidase, whose amino-acid sequence is MPGKQDALIVVDMQNDFMPGGSLTVPEGNRIVPVINRMLDYFPWRILTRDWHPPDHVSFSSNPTFSDGSWPVHCVQNTPGADFHADLHQHKASLIVSKAMDAKRDAYSGFEQTELNSWLKQRDIQRVFITGVATDYCVKATALDAHANGFETVLIQNAIKGVDQPPGSVETALTVLVQSGIQLVLSGDILCS